From the Butyrivibrio fibrisolvens genome, one window contains:
- the rplB gene encoding 50S ribosomal protein L2 yields MGIKKYGPYTPSRRNMTGSDFAEITKKTPEKKLLVSKNSIAGRNNQGKITVRHKGCGGRVKYRLVDFKRNKDDMPAKVIGIEYDPNRTANIALICYADGTKSYILAPAGLTDGMTVMNGANAEIRVGNCLPLSAIPVGTEVHNIELYPGKGGQLVRSAGNSAQLMAKGEKYATLRLPSGEMRMVPIECRATIGEVGNIEHNLINYGKAGRIRHMGIRPTVRGSVMNPNDHPHGGGEGKAPVGRPGPCTPWGKPALGYKTRKSKKASNKLIVRRRNGKAIK; encoded by the coding sequence ATGGGAATTAAGAAGTATGGTCCTTATACCCCATCCAGAAGAAACATGACTGGTTCTGATTTCGCTGAAATCACAAAGAAGACTCCTGAGAAGAAGCTTCTTGTTTCAAAGAACAGCATCGCTGGACGTAATAACCAGGGTAAGATCACAGTTAGACACAAAGGTTGCGGCGGAAGAGTTAAATACAGACTCGTAGACTTCAAGAGAAATAAAGATGATATGCCTGCAAAGGTTATCGGTATCGAGTACGATCCTAACCGTACAGCAAACATTGCTCTTATCTGCTATGCAGATGGAACAAAGTCATACATCCTTGCTCCTGCAGGTCTGACAGACGGCATGACAGTTATGAACGGTGCTAACGCAGAAATCCGTGTTGGTAACTGCCTTCCCCTTTCAGCTATTCCTGTAGGTACTGAAGTTCACAACATTGAGCTTTATCCTGGAAAGGGTGGACAGCTTGTTCGTTCAGCTGGTAACTCTGCACAGCTTATGGCTAAGGGTGAGAAGTACGCTACACTTCGTCTTCCTTCAGGTGAGATGAGAATGGTTCCGATCGAGTGCCGTGCAACAATCGGTGAGGTCGGCAACATTGAACATAACCTTATCAATTATGGTAAGGCAGGCCGTATTCGTCACATGGGTATCCGTCCTACAGTTCGTGGTTCTGTTATGAACCCTAACGATCACCCACACGGTGGTGGTGAAGGTAAGGCTCCGGTAGGTCGTCCGGGTCCATGCACACCTTGGGGCAAGCCTGCTCTTGGTTATAAGACACGTAAGTCCAAGAAGGCTTCTAACAAGCTCATCGTAAGAAGAAGAAACGGTAAAGCCATCAAATAA
- the rpsS gene encoding 30S ribosomal protein S19 — translation MSRSLKKGPFADASLLKKIDAMNAQNEKQIIKTWSRRSTIFPSFVGHTIAVHDGRKHIPVYVTEDMVGHKLGEFVQTRTFRGHSGNEKKTGAR, via the coding sequence ATGTCAAGATCACTTAAAAAGGGACCTTTCGCTGACGCAAGTCTCTTAAAGAAAATAGATGCTATGAACGCACAGAACGAAAAGCAGATCATCAAGACCTGGTCACGTCGTTCAACGATCTTCCCTTCATTTGTAGGGCACACGATCGCAGTTCACGACGGTAGAAAGCACATCCCGGTATATGTAACTGAGGATATGGTTGGCCATAAACTTGGTGAGTTCGTTCAGACCAGAACTTTCCGCGGCCACTCAGGCAACGAGAAAAAGACAGGTGCCAGATAA
- the rplW gene encoding 50S ribosomal protein L23, producing the protein MAALEYYDIILKPVLTEKSMNLMGDKKYTFLVNPQANKSQIKEAVEKMFEGTKVAKVNTLNADGTKRRRGQAVGFTAKTKKAVVTLTADSKDIEIFQGL; encoded by the coding sequence ATGGCAGCACTCGAATATTATGACATTATCCTGAAGCCCGTTCTGACTGAGAAGTCAATGAACCTTATGGGCGATAAGAAATACACATTCCTTGTAAATCCTCAGGCTAACAAGAGTCAGATCAAGGAAGCTGTAGAGAAGATGTTCGAAGGTACTAAGGTTGCTAAGGTTAACACACTTAACGCTGATGGTACAAAGAGAAGAAGAGGTCAGGCAGTAGGTTTCACAGCTAAGACAAAGAAGGCTGTAGTAACTCTGACAGCAGATTCTAAAGACATCGAAATTTTCCAGGGACTCTAA